One Cyanobium sp. AMD-g genomic window carries:
- a CDS encoding FitA-like ribbon-helix-helix domain-containing protein, producing the protein MAQVLIRQLDAQVVEALKARARVQGLSLEQSLRDLLTDTVRHGTDDLRDELARLRATTPAAGRHLDVAALIREDRDGR; encoded by the coding sequence ATGGCCCAGGTTCTGATCCGCCAGCTGGATGCTCAGGTGGTGGAAGCTCTCAAGGCCCGCGCCCGTGTCCAGGGTCTCTCCCTGGAGCAGAGCCTGCGGGACCTCCTCACCGACACCGTCCGACACGGGACGGATGACTTGCGCGATGAACTGGCCCGCCTTCGGGCCACAACTCCGGCCGCCGGCCGCCATTTGGATGTGGCGGCCCTGATCCGGGAGGACCGGGATGGCCGCTGA
- a CDS encoding type II toxin-antitoxin system VapC family toxin, which produces MAAEPTTWVVDASVAFAWFAAVPGSAQAAWLLEPGSAAALLAPDLVLVDLLNAGWKSLRLGAITAEQFQMLAHRAAEPFSHLAPSTALLARAGHWCLELDHPADHCLYVALAERERATLVSADQRLLRKLQIAKPGLPAAMDLASLTENR; this is translated from the coding sequence ATGGCCGCTGAACCCACCACCTGGGTGGTGGATGCGTCGGTGGCCTTCGCCTGGTTTGCCGCCGTGCCGGGCTCAGCGCAGGCCGCCTGGCTTCTGGAGCCAGGATCTGCAGCCGCCTTGCTGGCGCCCGATCTGGTGCTGGTGGACCTGTTGAACGCGGGGTGGAAAAGCCTGCGGCTGGGGGCCATCACCGCCGAGCAGTTCCAGATGCTGGCGCACCGCGCCGCTGAACCCTTCAGCCACCTTGCGCCCTCCACGGCCTTGCTGGCCCGGGCCGGCCACTGGTGCCTGGAGCTGGATCACCCGGCCGATCACTGCCTCTACGTGGCCCTGGCCGAACGGGAACGGGCCACCCTGGTCAGCGCCGATCAGCGGCTGCTGCGCAAACTACAGATCGCAAAGCCTGGCCTGCCCGCCGCCATGGACTTGGCCAGCCTCACGGAGAACCGTTAA
- a CDS encoding DM13 domain-containing protein translates to MSLAGALVLTLLGSTATPGQAEILKGPVPTVIAQAAPLAMQSFRMAEAPVSGGYTIIQKGGKQLLVLSGDFKTKETAPDLKVIFSPSAMPLASTKAPSYPLKAGTYTVLAPLKSASGAQSYVIPASIDLSQQGSVLIWCEAFNATMAWAPLKP, encoded by the coding sequence ATGTCCCTGGCAGGCGCCCTGGTCCTGACGCTGCTCGGCAGCACCGCCACCCCCGGGCAGGCCGAAATCCTCAAGGGCCCCGTCCCCACGGTGATCGCCCAGGCGGCACCGCTCGCCATGCAGAGCTTCCGCATGGCCGAGGCCCCCGTCAGCGGCGGCTACACCATCATCCAGAAGGGCGGCAAGCAGCTTCTGGTGCTCAGCGGCGACTTCAAGACCAAGGAAACCGCCCCCGACCTCAAGGTGATCTTCAGCCCATCGGCCATGCCCCTGGCCAGCACCAAGGCCCCCAGCTATCCACTCAAGGCTGGCACCTACACGGTGCTCGCCCCGCTCAAATCCGCCTCCGGCGCCCAGAGCTACGTGATCCCCGCCTCGATCGACCTCAGCCAGCAGGGATCGGTGCTGATCTGGTGCGAGGCGTTCAACGCCACCATGGCCTGGGCCCCCCTGAAGCCCTGA
- a CDS encoding UPF0175 family protein, with the protein MQAFTIRQLKSNPSTVIRAVEADAMALVQSGSISTATAAPIAGLPLPHVLELLSSLRIPLSSSDPADTSSDLEAARRWGGGSKAWNRC; encoded by the coding sequence GTGCAGGCCTTCACGATCCGCCAGCTCAAGAGCAACCCCTCCACCGTGATCCGTGCGGTCGAGGCCGATGCCATGGCTCTGGTCCAGTCGGGTTCGATCTCCACCGCCACCGCGGCCCCCATCGCTGGCCTGCCACTGCCGCACGTTCTTGAGCTGCTCTCCAGCCTGAGGATTCCACTCAGCTCCAGCGATCCGGCCGACACCAGCTCCGATCTGGAGGCCGCCCGGCGCTGGGGAGGCGGCAGCAAGGCCTGGAATCGCTGCTGA
- the lepA gene encoding translation elongation factor 4 — protein sequence MTDVPAQRIRNFCIIAHIDHGKSTLADRLLQDTGTVAARDMQAQFLDNMELERERGITIKLQAARMEYKAADGQTYILNLIDTPGHVDFSYEVSRSLLACEGALLVVDASQGVEAQTLANVYLALENDLEIIPVLNKIDLPGADPDRIKAEIEAIIGLDTSTAINCSAKTGLGVPEILQAVVDRVPAPPDQVDEPLRALIFDSYYDPYRGVIVYFRVISGVIARKDKVLLMASGKVVELDEVGVMAPDQRQVDSLHAGEVGYLAASIKAVADARVGDTITLAANPAAEPLPGYAEATPMVFCGLFPTDADQYPDLREALDKLQLSDAALKFEPETSSAMGFGFRCGFLGLLHMEIVQERLEREYDLDLIVTAPSVIYQVNMIDGSTLKVDNPATLPDPQKRESIEEPYVKLEIYTPNVYNGALMELCQERRGEFIDMKYITTDRVTLHYEMPLAEVVTDFFDQMKSRTKGYASMEYSLIGYRRNELVRLDVLINGERADPLTTIVHRDKSYNVGKSLVEKLKELIPRQQFKIPIQASIGSRIIASESISAIRKDVLAKCYGGDISRKKKLLKKQAKGKKRMKAMGRVEVPQEAFMAVLKLNQ from the coding sequence ATGACCGACGTTCCCGCCCAGCGGATCCGTAATTTCTGCATCATCGCCCACATCGACCATGGCAAATCGACCCTGGCCGACCGGCTGTTGCAGGACACCGGCACCGTGGCGGCCCGGGACATGCAGGCCCAGTTCCTGGACAACATGGAACTGGAGCGGGAACGGGGCATCACGATCAAGCTCCAGGCGGCCCGCATGGAGTACAAGGCGGCCGACGGCCAGACCTACATCCTCAACCTGATCGACACGCCGGGCCATGTCGACTTTTCCTATGAGGTGAGCCGCAGCCTGCTGGCCTGCGAGGGCGCCCTGCTGGTGGTGGATGCCAGCCAGGGGGTGGAGGCGCAAACGCTCGCCAATGTGTACCTGGCACTGGAGAACGATCTGGAGATCATTCCGGTGCTGAACAAGATCGACCTGCCGGGGGCCGATCCCGACCGGATCAAGGCGGAGATCGAAGCGATCATCGGCCTGGATACCTCCACGGCGATCAATTGCTCCGCCAAGACCGGCCTGGGGGTGCCTGAGATCCTGCAGGCGGTGGTGGACCGGGTGCCGGCGCCGCCGGACCAGGTGGACGAACCGCTGCGGGCCCTGATCTTCGACTCCTATTACGACCCCTACCGGGGTGTGATCGTCTATTTCCGGGTGATCAGCGGTGTGATCGCCCGCAAGGACAAGGTGCTGCTGATGGCCAGCGGCAAGGTGGTGGAGCTTGATGAGGTGGGCGTGATGGCCCCCGACCAGCGCCAGGTGGACAGCCTGCATGCCGGTGAGGTGGGCTATCTGGCCGCCTCGATCAAGGCGGTGGCCGATGCCCGTGTCGGCGACACGATCACCCTGGCGGCCAATCCGGCGGCCGAGCCGCTGCCCGGTTATGCCGAAGCCACACCGATGGTGTTCTGCGGCCTGTTCCCCACCGATGCCGACCAATACCCCGACCTGCGCGAGGCCCTCGACAAGCTGCAGCTCTCCGATGCGGCGCTGAAGTTCGAGCCGGAAACCAGCAGTGCCATGGGCTTCGGCTTCCGCTGCGGCTTCCTGGGCCTGCTGCACATGGAGATCGTGCAGGAGCGGCTGGAGCGGGAGTACGACCTCGACCTGATCGTCACCGCGCCTTCGGTGATCTACCAGGTGAACATGATCGACGGCAGCACCTTGAAGGTGGACAACCCCGCCACCCTGCCCGATCCCCAGAAGCGGGAATCGATCGAGGAGCCCTATGTGAAGCTGGAGATCTACACCCCCAATGTGTACAACGGCGCCCTGATGGAGCTGTGCCAGGAGCGGCGTGGTGAGTTCATCGACATGAAATACATCACCACCGACCGGGTGACGCTGCACTACGAGATGCCGCTGGCGGAAGTGGTGACGGATTTCTTCGATCAGATGAAGAGCCGCACCAAGGGCTACGCCTCGATGGAGTACAGCCTGATCGGCTATCGCCGCAACGAACTGGTGCGCCTCGATGTGCTGATCAACGGCGAGCGGGCCGATCCCCTCACCACGATTGTGCACCGCGATAAGTCTTACAATGTGGGCAAGAGCCTGGTGGAGAAGCTCAAAGAGCTGATCCCCCGCCAACAGTTCAAGATTCCGATCCAGGCCTCGATCGGCAGCCGCATCATCGCCAGCGAAAGCATCAGCGCCATCCGCAAGGACGTGCTGGCCAAGTGCTACGGCGGCGACATTTCCCGCAAGAAGAAGCTGCTCAAGAAACAGGCCAAGGGCAAGAAGCGCATGAAGGCGATGGGCCGTGTCGAGGTGCCCCAGGAGGCCTTCATGGCGGTGCTGAAACTGAATCAGTGA
- a CDS encoding NifU family protein, with the protein MTTETGTDPRALTIENVERVLDELRPYLMADGGNVEIVEIDGPVVKVRLQGACGSCPSSTMTLKMGIERKMREAIPEVSEVVQVL; encoded by the coding sequence ATGACCACCGAGACCGGCACCGATCCCCGCGCCCTGACGATCGAGAACGTCGAGCGGGTCCTCGACGAGCTGCGCCCTTACCTGATGGCCGATGGCGGCAACGTCGAGATCGTCGAGATCGACGGACCGGTGGTGAAGGTGCGACTGCAGGGCGCCTGTGGCTCCTGCCCCAGCAGCACCATGACCCTCAAGATGGGCATCGAGCGCAAAATGCGTGAAGCGATCCCGGAAGTGAGCGAAGTGGTACAGGTGCTCTGA
- a CDS encoding DUF4079 domain-containing protein, with translation MQTVDWLWLLHPALAVVLVYPLLGMVLRLAQQTRDRRLTQARIPPTVGRDHADLGKLLAGSVVAIVLIAEAVVIVTKHPLLAFEGGGLRLGLLFLVLVGSGVALAALWRVKRPVYRASFSLLCWAGVIALGLQPEVFRLSDNPFEPAFWQSHFWGGIGLTGLMLFSVACRPEIHKHLRWRRFHISANALAALIFLAQGISGPRDLLEIPLSWQKPTIYACDHMARTCPPPAPR, from the coding sequence ATGCAGACCGTCGACTGGCTCTGGCTGCTCCATCCGGCCCTGGCCGTGGTGTTGGTTTACCCCTTGCTCGGCATGGTTCTGAGGTTGGCGCAGCAGACCCGGGATCGCCGCCTCACCCAGGCCAGGATTCCCCCCACGGTGGGCCGGGACCATGCCGATCTCGGCAAGCTGTTGGCCGGTTCAGTGGTGGCGATCGTGCTGATCGCCGAAGCGGTTGTCATCGTCACCAAACATCCTCTTCTCGCCTTTGAAGGGGGTGGGTTGCGGCTGGGGCTGTTGTTCCTGGTGCTGGTGGGATCAGGGGTCGCCCTGGCGGCCCTCTGGCGGGTGAAGCGGCCCGTCTACCGGGCCAGCTTCTCCCTGCTCTGCTGGGCGGGGGTGATTGCCCTGGGGCTGCAGCCGGAGGTGTTCCGGCTCAGCGACAACCCGTTCGAGCCTGCCTTCTGGCAGTCGCACTTCTGGGGCGGCATCGGGCTCACCGGCCTGATGCTGTTCTCGGTGGCCTGCCGGCCGGAGATCCACAAGCACCTACGCTGGCGCCGGTTTCATATCAGCGCCAACGCCCTGGCGGCTTTGATCTTCCTGGCCCAGGGGATCAGCGGCCCCCGGGATCTGCTGGAGATCCCGCTCAGCTGGCAGAAGCCAACGATCTACGCCTGCGACCACATGGCGAGAACCTGTCCGCCGCCGGCGCCCCGATGA
- a CDS encoding cupin domain-containing protein, with amino-acid sequence MGSDRHFHALDFMQPSDDEPIRSVITETAEAVVVAWYVKPGQRIAAHVHPAGQDTWTILSGRGDYQMEASGASLAISAGDVVVAPKGCVHGVSNSGEEPLTFISVVAPAEAGYELLHG; translated from the coding sequence ATGGGTAGCGACCGTCACTTTCACGCCCTCGATTTCATGCAGCCCTCCGATGATGAACCGATCCGGTCGGTGATCACGGAAACCGCTGAGGCCGTGGTTGTCGCGTGGTATGTCAAGCCGGGCCAACGAATCGCTGCCCATGTCCATCCTGCCGGGCAGGACACCTGGACGATTCTCTCCGGTCGGGGCGATTACCAGATGGAGGCCTCGGGTGCGTCCTTGGCCATCAGCGCTGGGGATGTGGTCGTCGCTCCCAAAGGTTGTGTGCATGGCGTCAGCAACAGCGGTGAAGAACCGCTGACGTTCATTTCCGTTGTTGCTCCCGCTGAGGCTGGCTATGAACTTCTCCACGGTTGA
- a CDS encoding RES family NAD+ phosphorylase, with amino-acid sequence MHVWRICRKPHALTTLDGLGGLYTSGRWHQKGRPMIYTATSAALAALEVLVHVDPLTAPADLRLLTIDIPDDLPLDVLPSTQLPTDWRAVPAPAQLQSIGTSWLSSCRTAGLIVPSAVIPLEQNILLNPQHPEAQRLRIISDEDFYFDSRLLS; translated from the coding sequence ATGCACGTCTGGCGGATTTGCCGCAAGCCGCACGCGCTCACCACGCTTGATGGCCTCGGGGGTCTGTACACCTCGGGGCGCTGGCATCAAAAGGGGCGTCCCATGATTTATACCGCTACGTCTGCAGCGCTCGCGGCACTCGAAGTGCTCGTCCACGTTGATCCGCTCACCGCTCCAGCCGACCTGCGGCTACTGACCATCGACATCCCCGACGACCTACCGCTGGACGTTCTGCCTTCAACGCAACTGCCAACGGATTGGAGGGCGGTACCAGCTCCAGCGCAGCTTCAGTCCATCGGGACCTCGTGGCTTTCGAGTTGCCGCACGGCCGGATTAATCGTGCCTTCAGCTGTTATCCCACTCGAACAAAACATCCTGCTCAATCCCCAGCATCCAGAAGCCCAACGTTTACGCATCATCAGCGATGAAGACTTCTACTTCGATTCACGCCTTTTGAGCTGA
- a CDS encoding class I SAM-dependent methyltransferase has product MSWDRGYYSEGSYTSHFYRELAPGWIDFSLLVKGQQPPRSKDGAPFSYLEMGCGMGLSLCLLAATHPEGEFVGIDFLPDHVAHANGLASELGLSNLRVLEADFINLQQDGSPLGLSAGHSGHFHYVTAHGIASWVVEPVQQALLAVAAAALKPGGAFYCSYNTYPGWLGLTAFRQLSELERERHDPCSPELAYRAAATTLAALLGQGKETTALGQMLPKLHDELARLPWHEPNYLTQEYASQGWAPLFVADMHRRCRKHKLRFRASATLPELFDEFLIAGLRPSVLQETNPDIRQTLLDLATNKSFRRDLFVYGDVPLTPQRRNAALSELPVRLQETPPLDHYRFPTSFGDIAGNDEAYRSLEAALVEGPLSLAQLQEATGLPEQELLPMVALLLHRQRLGLDRGEAAHEASETCRKANNTLLRRIREGEAINHLAAPAIGSAISFSPLEALTLEAQTGGLTPTNAAACVLLELSASGKELLSEEGNLLKDPEEQQRRIEEIGFNLVHQRLPQLRSLDVFSSM; this is encoded by the coding sequence ATGAGCTGGGATCGGGGTTATTACAGCGAAGGCAGTTACACCAGTCATTTTTACAGGGAACTAGCGCCTGGCTGGATTGACTTCTCCCTTCTGGTGAAAGGCCAGCAGCCGCCCAGATCGAAGGATGGCGCGCCATTCTCCTATCTTGAAATGGGTTGCGGGATGGGGCTGAGCCTCTGTCTGTTGGCGGCCACGCATCCGGAAGGAGAATTCGTGGGCATCGATTTCTTACCCGATCATGTGGCCCATGCCAACGGACTGGCCTCCGAGCTCGGACTCTCCAACCTGCGCGTTCTGGAGGCAGATTTCATCAACCTCCAGCAGGACGGTTCACCCCTCGGCCTGAGCGCCGGACACTCTGGACACTTCCACTATGTGACGGCCCATGGCATCGCCTCCTGGGTTGTAGAGCCGGTTCAACAGGCCCTGTTGGCCGTCGCCGCTGCAGCGCTGAAACCCGGCGGGGCGTTCTATTGCTCTTACAACACCTACCCCGGCTGGCTGGGTCTGACGGCTTTCCGTCAACTCTCCGAACTTGAGCGTGAGCGCCACGATCCATGCAGCCCTGAATTGGCTTACCGAGCTGCCGCCACAACCCTCGCCGCCTTGTTGGGCCAGGGCAAGGAAACGACGGCTCTGGGCCAGATGCTGCCCAAGCTGCATGACGAGCTGGCCCGGCTTCCGTGGCATGAGCCCAATTACCTCACCCAGGAATATGCCAGTCAGGGCTGGGCTCCCCTTTTCGTGGCCGACATGCATCGCCGCTGCCGCAAACACAAACTTCGCTTCCGCGCCAGCGCCACGTTGCCCGAACTTTTTGATGAGTTCCTGATCGCAGGACTACGACCTTCCGTTCTGCAGGAAACCAACCCCGACATACGCCAGACGTTGCTGGATCTGGCCACCAACAAGTCGTTCCGTCGCGATCTGTTCGTGTATGGAGATGTCCCTTTGACACCCCAGCGTCGCAACGCCGCCCTTTCGGAACTGCCCGTGAGGCTTCAGGAGACCCCACCCCTGGATCACTATCGGTTTCCTACCAGCTTCGGCGACATCGCTGGCAATGACGAGGCTTACCGTTCCCTTGAAGCCGCCTTGGTGGAGGGCCCACTCAGTCTGGCTCAGTTGCAGGAGGCCACGGGCCTTCCAGAGCAGGAATTACTGCCCATGGTGGCCCTTCTCTTGCATCGTCAGAGGCTGGGGCTGGATCGTGGGGAGGCCGCCCATGAGGCAAGCGAAACCTGCCGGAAAGCCAACAACACGCTCCTGCGAAGGATCCGGGAAGGCGAGGCCATCAACCATCTTGCTGCGCCTGCCATTGGTTCGGCCATCAGCTTCAGCCCCCTTGAAGCCCTCACTCTCGAAGCCCAGACAGGGGGGCTGACCCCCACCAACGCGGCCGCCTGTGTTCTGTTGGAGTTATCAGCATCCGGCAAAGAACTGCTGAGTGAAGAAGGCAACCTCCTCAAGGATCCAGAGGAACAACAGCGGCGGATTGAGGAGATTGGGTTTAACCTTGTTCATCAGAGGCTTCCCCAGCTACGCAGCTTGGATGTGTTCTCTTCGATGTGA
- a CDS encoding type II toxin-antitoxin system VapC family toxin produces the protein MILVDTSIWIEHLRSHLPPLAKALEDGTVATHPWVIGELACGHLHNRQTLLGLLNGLPRVSVAADHEVLLTIENRRLMGRGIGFIDAHLLTSAMLSQTTIWTADRRLAAVADELGLRWPAEPV, from the coding sequence ATGATTCTGGTGGACACATCGATCTGGATCGAGCACCTCCGCAGCCATCTCCCCCCACTCGCCAAGGCACTCGAGGATGGGACGGTCGCAACGCATCCATGGGTGATCGGCGAACTGGCCTGCGGCCATCTCCACAACCGCCAAACCCTTCTGGGATTGCTCAACGGCTTACCCCGCGTTTCCGTCGCGGCGGATCATGAGGTGCTGCTCACGATCGAGAACAGACGGCTGATGGGGCGAGGGATCGGCTTCATCGATGCCCACCTGCTCACCTCGGCCATGCTCAGCCAGACCACGATCTGGACGGCAGACCGACGCCTTGCCGCAGTCGCCGACGAGCTCGGGCTCCGCTGGCCTGCGGAACCGGTCTAA
- a CDS encoding type II toxin-antitoxin system VapB family antitoxin, translating into MRTTLNLDDDLLSEAQRLSGISERTLLIREALRALVQRESARRLAALGGSEPLLEAVPRRRSPTP; encoded by the coding sequence ATGCGCACCACCCTGAATCTCGACGACGATCTGCTCTCCGAGGCGCAGCGCCTTAGCGGCATCAGCGAACGCACCCTGCTGATCCGCGAGGCGCTGCGAGCCCTCGTCCAACGGGAAAGTGCCCGCCGCCTGGCGGCTCTTGGCGGCAGCGAGCCCCTGCTGGAAGCCGTGCCACGCCGACGCAGCCCCACCCCATGA
- a CDS encoding antitoxin Xre/MbcA/ParS toxin-binding domain-containing protein, with product MVQLDTPAATPSTPALADPSAILRLQAGDAAELREAVRKGLPFSAFEALSSLLAISQQQVTAVLGIPPRTIARRKTSQSLTPQESDRLYRVAKTIAQTVEVLGSIDKARVWLKSPNRALGGEVPLDLLDTEIGASQVEDVLLRLNYGIFS from the coding sequence ATGGTGCAGCTCGACACACCAGCGGCCACCCCCTCCACGCCTGCCTTGGCAGATCCGAGCGCAATCCTGCGTCTGCAAGCTGGCGACGCGGCCGAGTTGCGCGAGGCGGTGCGCAAGGGCCTGCCGTTTTCGGCTTTTGAAGCCTTATCCAGCCTCCTGGCGATCTCCCAGCAGCAGGTGACAGCCGTTTTGGGGATTCCGCCGCGGACCATCGCACGCAGAAAGACGTCACAGTCACTGACCCCCCAGGAATCTGACAGGCTTTACCGGGTGGCCAAAACGATCGCCCAGACTGTCGAGGTGCTCGGTTCCATCGACAAAGCCCGCGTTTGGCTCAAGAGTCCCAACCGTGCCCTAGGTGGTGAGGTACCGCTTGATCTTCTCGACACCGAGATTGGTGCCAGTCAGGTGGAAGACGTGCTGCTCCGTCTCAACTACGGCATCTTCAGCTGA
- a CDS encoding nucleotidyltransferase domain-containing protein yields MAVGVFGSYGRGDAGVGSDLDLLLVLQQCELPIWERLRAWDTADLPLATDLLIYSRQEWESLPEWNPKLAATLGQDIRWLIAPAVA; encoded by the coding sequence TTGGCGGTCGGGGTTTTCGGTTCTTATGGGCGCGGGGATGCTGGTGTGGGAAGCGATCTGGATCTGCTGCTGGTGCTGCAGCAATGCGAGTTGCCGATCTGGGAGCGGCTGCGAGCCTGGGATACGGCAGATCTGCCCCTGGCCACCGACCTGCTCATCTACAGCCGCCAGGAGTGGGAGAGCCTGCCGGAGTGGAACCCCAAGCTGGCGGCCACGCTCGGTCAGGACATCCGCTGGTTGATCGCCCCGGCTGTCGCTTAA
- a CDS encoding tRNA-dependent cyclodipeptide synthase, with protein MTWSPFTVELLCPQCRTRIATSIESSACIVSHTCPGCGLVIRPRPGEGCIFSSYGNANPHRNMANVSRCLPDRGERFHAVVGTSPFNSYYSEGRLTALLAWANEHFDHIDVFIPDTPTVWTLEAGGYPPEEAAHKTRRQVRYLTNKIGRARDAVGTAANRLRLLPWTQVARLDRYAASEQRCRDAFATDRAFQQECLAATDDVLQNRRREAHDPSHGQRLGAVDYLMAELPLILNGPELFGVQTSTFVYHRSLRLFERIFSGDFSIGPSPGQHFVIAQELTERLGSLSREAA; from the coding sequence ATGACCTGGAGCCCTTTCACAGTGGAGCTGCTCTGTCCCCAATGCAGAACCCGCATCGCGACGAGCATCGAGTCTTCGGCCTGCATTGTGTCCCACACGTGCCCCGGCTGCGGCCTCGTCATCCGTCCGCGTCCCGGTGAGGGGTGCATCTTCAGCTCCTACGGCAACGCAAACCCGCATCGCAACATGGCCAATGTGTCTCGATGCTTACCCGATCGCGGCGAGCGTTTCCATGCTGTTGTCGGGACGAGCCCTTTCAACAGCTATTACAGTGAGGGTCGGCTCACCGCGTTGCTGGCCTGGGCCAACGAACACTTCGATCACATCGATGTGTTCATTCCCGACACCCCAACGGTGTGGACATTGGAGGCTGGCGGCTATCCCCCCGAAGAGGCCGCCCATAAGACCAGGCGACAAGTGCGCTACCTCACCAACAAGATTGGTCGCGCTCGCGACGCGGTTGGCACTGCAGCCAACCGGCTTCGTCTGCTTCCCTGGACTCAGGTGGCGCGGCTCGATCGTTATGCCGCGTCTGAACAACGCTGCCGCGACGCCTTCGCCACCGACAGGGCGTTTCAACAGGAGTGCCTTGCAGCAACGGACGACGTTCTTCAGAATCGGCGGCGAGAGGCTCATGATCCAAGCCATGGGCAGCGCTTGGGCGCGGTCGATTATCTGATGGCGGAGCTGCCTCTCATCCTCAACGGCCCTGAGCTCTTCGGAGTACAGACCTCGACGTTTGTTTACCACCGCTCGCTGCGATTGTTCGAAAGGATCTTCTCGGGTGACTTCTCGATCGGCCCGTCGCCTGGGCAACACTTTGTGATCGCTCAGGAGCTGACGGAGCGGCTCGGTTCGCTCAGCCGCGAGGCCGCATAA